Proteins from a genomic interval of Xanthomonas sp. AM6:
- a CDS encoding TonB-dependent receptor gives MVVPAAFSAFAQDSTDTKATDLERVTVTGSLIPQSEIETATPVTTITAEDIKARGFNSVADVLQKSSFATGAVQGGQTSGSFTQGAKTVSLFGLSPGYVKYLIDGRPMSNYPALYNGSDTFNNISGIPIDLVDRIEILPGGQSSLYGSDAIAGVINVILKKKMDGAVFSIRGGGYSEGGGSNFRATFADGWTSADGRTSVLGGVQYEEKDPIWAYDRGLTRQYNTQGYTAPLISRDFLVYSPFTSYKFLDPANCGNISGLFGGTMELQRRPGFGDEYYCGSKYTPGYRTLDNGQKSLQAYVHGTFDLNDNVQLYGDVLYSKDQVKYNSGGNYLWWGTNADFGYYYDPNLDDLVNLQRSFAPEEVGPNGFNDTMSRDTSESVRVTFGAQGTLGQSSWDYDAGVTYTQYELEERNFVRFKDPIDQFFINKVLGPQQGLDPYYDAYPVFTPDYAAFYSPITPEEFASFTGHATNKSKTSDGMLRLQLTNAKLFALPGGDAGLAVVGEYGKQKWNYDPAPEILNGEVWGLTSVAGGGDRDRYALTSELRMPVFDPLTITLAGRYDAFKASGTTVDKPTYSVALEYRPFQSLLLRGKYGTAFRAPTLSDQYQGESGYYNTVIDYYQCAQRGFLPGNTDTCPAAYSSRQFFGTQSGNLGLKPINADVWSAGVVWSPLDRMALTFDYLNWDISDEVTQQSANALSLQDYRCRAGIDDINSALCTSAMAQVTRNAAGQITEIYTPKINVSNQKLEMAVASFRYGYDFGRWGDLSMIASYTQKISHEYTQYAGDEPVDLLNDPYWSVDPKRKADASLTWEIGDFSTTWYASWFDKTPNYAATISEAGYAAPRAGKLPSHITHNASITYTAFEGMELSLMVNNVFNKMPPFDASYPGSSSSPYNSYNFDVYGRAYYLEMRYAFGK, from the coding sequence ATGGTCGTGCCGGCCGCGTTCAGCGCCTTCGCGCAGGACAGCACCGACACCAAGGCGACCGACCTGGAGCGGGTCACCGTCACCGGCTCGCTGATCCCGCAGAGCGAGATCGAGACCGCCACGCCGGTCACCACCATCACCGCCGAAGACATCAAGGCCCGCGGCTTCAACTCGGTGGCCGACGTGCTGCAGAAGAGCTCGTTCGCGACCGGCGCCGTCCAGGGCGGACAGACCTCCGGCTCCTTCACCCAGGGCGCGAAGACGGTCAGCCTGTTCGGCCTGTCGCCGGGCTACGTGAAGTACCTGATCGACGGCCGGCCGATGTCGAACTACCCGGCGCTGTACAACGGCAGCGACACCTTCAACAACATCAGCGGCATTCCGATCGACCTGGTCGACCGCATCGAGATCCTGCCGGGCGGCCAGTCGTCGCTGTACGGCTCCGACGCGATCGCCGGCGTCATCAACGTCATTCTCAAGAAGAAGATGGACGGCGCGGTGTTCAGCATCCGCGGCGGCGGCTACTCCGAAGGCGGCGGCAGCAACTTCCGCGCGACCTTCGCCGACGGCTGGACCTCGGCCGACGGCCGCACCAGCGTGCTCGGCGGCGTGCAGTACGAAGAGAAGGACCCGATCTGGGCCTACGACCGCGGCCTGACCAGGCAGTACAACACGCAGGGCTACACCGCGCCGCTGATCAGCCGCGACTTCCTGGTGTACAGCCCGTTCACCAGCTACAAGTTCCTGGACCCGGCCAACTGCGGCAACATCTCCGGCCTGTTCGGCGGCACCATGGAACTGCAACGGCGTCCGGGCTTCGGCGACGAGTACTACTGCGGCTCCAAGTACACCCCGGGCTACCGCACCCTGGACAACGGCCAGAAGTCGCTGCAGGCGTACGTGCACGGCACCTTCGACCTCAACGACAACGTGCAGCTGTACGGCGACGTGCTCTACAGCAAGGACCAGGTCAAGTACAACTCCGGCGGCAACTATCTGTGGTGGGGTACCAACGCCGACTTCGGCTACTACTATGACCCGAACCTGGACGACCTGGTCAACCTGCAGCGCTCGTTCGCGCCTGAGGAAGTCGGCCCGAACGGCTTCAACGACACGATGAGCCGCGACACCAGCGAGTCGGTGCGCGTGACTTTCGGCGCGCAGGGCACGCTCGGCCAGTCGAGCTGGGACTACGACGCCGGCGTCACCTACACCCAGTACGAACTGGAAGAGCGCAACTTCGTCCGCTTCAAGGACCCGATCGACCAGTTCTTCATCAACAAGGTGCTGGGACCGCAGCAGGGCCTGGATCCGTACTACGACGCCTATCCGGTCTTCACCCCCGACTACGCGGCGTTCTACTCGCCGATCACGCCGGAGGAATTCGCCAGCTTCACCGGCCATGCCACCAACAAGAGCAAGACCTCCGACGGCATGCTGCGCCTGCAGCTGACCAATGCCAAGCTGTTCGCTCTGCCCGGCGGCGACGCGGGCCTGGCCGTGGTGGGCGAGTACGGCAAGCAGAAGTGGAACTACGATCCGGCGCCGGAGATCCTCAACGGCGAGGTGTGGGGCCTGACCTCGGTGGCCGGCGGCGGCGACCGCGACCGCTACGCGCTGACCTCGGAACTGCGCATGCCGGTGTTCGACCCGCTGACCATCACCCTGGCCGGCCGCTACGACGCGTTCAAGGCCAGCGGCACCACCGTCGACAAGCCGACCTACAGCGTCGCGCTGGAATACCGTCCGTTCCAGTCGCTGCTGCTGCGCGGCAAGTACGGCACCGCGTTCCGCGCGCCGACGCTGTCCGACCAGTACCAGGGCGAGAGCGGCTACTACAACACGGTGATCGACTACTACCAGTGCGCGCAGCGCGGCTTTCTGCCGGGCAATACCGACACCTGCCCGGCCGCCTACTCCAGCCGCCAGTTCTTCGGCACCCAGTCCGGCAACCTCGGCCTGAAGCCGATCAACGCCGACGTGTGGAGCGCAGGCGTGGTGTGGTCTCCGCTCGATCGCATGGCGCTGACCTTCGACTACCTCAACTGGGACATCAGCGATGAAGTCACCCAGCAGAGCGCCAATGCGCTGAGCCTGCAGGACTACCGTTGCCGCGCCGGCATCGACGACATCAATTCGGCGCTGTGCACCAGCGCGATGGCGCAGGTCACCCGCAACGCGGCCGGCCAGATCACGGAGATCTACACCCCGAAGATCAACGTGTCCAACCAGAAGCTGGAGATGGCCGTGGCCTCGTTCCGCTACGGCTACGACTTCGGGCGCTGGGGCGATCTCAGCATGATCGCCAGCTACACCCAGAAGATCAGCCACGAGTACACGCAGTACGCGGGCGACGAGCCGGTCGACCTGCTCAACGATCCGTACTGGAGCGTGGACCCGAAGCGCAAGGCGGACGCCTCGTTGACCTGGGAGATCGGCGACTTCTCGACCACCTGGTACGCCAGCTGGTTCGACAAGACCCCGAACTACGCGGCCACGATCAGCGAGGCGGGCTATGCCGCGCCCCGCGCCGGCAAGCTGCCCTCGCACATCACCCACAACGCTAGCATCACCTACACGGCGTTCGAGGGCATGGAGCTGTCGCTGATGGTGAACAACGTGTTCAACAAGATGCCGCCCTTCGACGCGTCCTACCCGGGCAGCTCGAGCTCGCCGTACAACTCGTACAACTTCGACGTGTACGGCCGCGCGTACTACCTGGAAATGCGCTACGCGTTCGGCAAGTAA
- a CDS encoding M13 family metallopeptidase, producing MLNARPLALAVALGLIALASTADAAPKKKRAAAKAPVVSAACTDFYDYANADWLKSNPLPQTGAVTALGQLSARAQQQQRDLLDASMKTPQNDVQKALGDFWASGLDEAAVEKDGSNPIAPLLSRIDAIKKAKDVPASIAALHQVGIPVAFNFGADVDLKALDRHIGYFMQGGMGLPDPAFYTRTDADTVALMGRYRAYVKQILTLTGTPAAKLEADAQSVLQIETALARSAKSLAGINNPFNNYAPISTKDLNKQYRNLQLDAFLKAQGVNDDLVSLADPEMFKQLDGMITSIKPDQWKAYLRWRVGDAMAPYLSKSFRDASFEFRGRVLEGQALPPQRWTQVLDAINVAAGPMLGREYVGRYLSADARRQAESIADQVRNTQIAAVKRSTWLSDPARAEAQAKLAALKIEVGAPRRDLDYSVQPMGRGSFGGNMLIASTWRHREEMKRIGKGNADRRWDVLPQQPALTYDLAQNRLIVTAAVLQPPVFVAGGDAAALYGGYGALVAHELIGAIDSKGSLVDAKGELRSWWTPEDKSAWNALSARAAAQYGAYDFPGVKGAKVNGQLTQEEDLTDIGSVELAWQAYAAAQPAAGDAGKQAFYKAWAGLWAQQLSPNEAVQRVTADVHAPGRWRANGPLANLPSFAATFTCKAGQPMVRSEAEQLRLWP from the coding sequence ATGCTCAATGCCCGTCCGCTTGCCCTCGCCGTCGCCCTCGGCCTGATCGCCCTGGCGTCCACCGCCGATGCCGCGCCCAAGAAGAAGCGCGCCGCCGCCAAGGCGCCCGTCGTCAGCGCCGCCTGCACCGATTTCTACGACTACGCCAACGCCGACTGGCTGAAGAGCAACCCGCTGCCGCAGACCGGCGCGGTGACCGCGCTGGGCCAGTTGTCCGCGCGCGCGCAGCAACAGCAGCGCGACCTGCTCGACGCGTCGATGAAGACGCCGCAGAACGACGTGCAGAAGGCGCTGGGCGATTTCTGGGCCAGCGGCCTGGACGAGGCGGCGGTGGAGAAGGACGGGTCCAACCCGATCGCGCCGCTGCTCAGCCGCATCGACGCGATCAAGAAGGCCAAGGACGTCCCGGCCTCGATCGCCGCGCTGCACCAGGTCGGCATCCCGGTGGCGTTCAACTTCGGCGCCGACGTCGACCTCAAGGCGCTGGACCGCCACATCGGCTACTTCATGCAGGGCGGCATGGGCCTGCCCGACCCGGCCTTCTACACCCGCACCGACGCCGACACCGTGGCGCTGATGGGCCGCTACCGCGCCTACGTCAAGCAGATCCTGACCCTGACCGGCACCCCGGCGGCCAAGCTCGAGGCCGACGCGCAGTCGGTGCTGCAGATCGAGACCGCGCTGGCGCGCAGCGCCAAGTCGCTGGCCGGCATCAACAACCCGTTCAACAACTACGCGCCGATCTCCACCAAGGACCTGAACAAGCAGTACCGCAACCTGCAGCTGGACGCGTTCCTGAAGGCGCAGGGCGTCAACGACGACCTGGTGTCGCTGGCCGACCCGGAGATGTTCAAGCAGCTCGACGGCATGATCACCAGCATCAAGCCGGACCAGTGGAAGGCCTACCTGCGCTGGCGCGTCGGCGATGCGATGGCGCCGTACCTGTCCAAGAGCTTCCGCGACGCCAGCTTCGAGTTCCGCGGCCGCGTGCTGGAAGGCCAGGCCCTGCCGCCGCAGCGCTGGACGCAGGTGCTGGATGCGATCAACGTCGCCGCCGGCCCGATGCTGGGCCGCGAGTATGTCGGCCGCTATCTCAGCGCCGACGCCCGCCGCCAGGCCGAAAGCATCGCCGACCAGGTCCGCAACACCCAGATCGCGGCGGTCAAGCGCAGCACCTGGCTGAGCGACCCGGCGCGCGCCGAAGCGCAGGCCAAGCTGGCCGCGCTGAAGATCGAAGTCGGTGCGCCGCGCCGCGACCTGGACTACAGCGTGCAGCCGATGGGCCGCGGCAGCTTCGGCGGCAACATGCTGATCGCCTCCACCTGGCGCCACCGCGAGGAAATGAAGCGCATCGGCAAGGGCAACGCCGACCGCCGCTGGGACGTGCTGCCGCAGCAGCCGGCGCTGACCTACGACCTGGCCCAGAACCGCCTGATCGTCACCGCCGCGGTGCTGCAGCCGCCGGTGTTCGTCGCCGGCGGCGACGCGGCCGCGCTGTACGGCGGCTACGGCGCGCTGGTCGCGCACGAACTGATCGGCGCGATCGACAGCAAGGGCAGCCTGGTCGACGCCAAGGGCGAGCTGCGCAGCTGGTGGACCCCGGAAGACAAGAGCGCGTGGAACGCACTCAGCGCGCGCGCCGCGGCGCAGTACGGCGCCTACGACTTCCCCGGGGTGAAGGGCGCCAAGGTCAACGGCCAGCTGACCCAGGAAGAGGACCTGACCGACATCGGCAGCGTCGAACTGGCCTGGCAGGCCTACGCCGCCGCCCAGCCCGCCGCCGGCGACGCCGGCAAGCAGGCGTTCTACAAGGCCTGGGCCGGCCTGTGGGCGCAGCAGCTGTCGCCGAACGAAGCGGTGCAGCGCGTCACCGCCGACGTGCACGCACCGGGCCGCTGGCGCGCCAACGGCCCGCTGGCCAACCTGCCCTCCTTCGCCGCCACCTTCACCTGCAAGGCCGGCCAGCCGATGGTCCGCAGCGAGGCCGAGCAGCTGCGCCTCTGGCCGTAA
- the apbC gene encoding iron-sulfur cluster carrier protein ApbC → MTDRPRIPAHAVQPNLSPLPRIRNVIAIGSGKGGVGKSTTAVNLALALQRQGARVGVLDADVYGPSVPAMLGLSGRPDSPDNKSIEPMRAFGIEAMSIGLLVDQDTPMIWRGPMATSALTQLFTDTLWDDLDYLLIDLPPGTGDIQLTLAQKIPVAGAVIVTTPQDIATLDAKKALKMFEKVEVPVLGIVENMAVHTCTQCGHVEHLFGEGGGQRMAQQYGVPLLGSLPLAIAIREQGDAGTPIVAAAPESAAAQAYLATAQRLTEELRKRPRASIPISASLL, encoded by the coding sequence ATGACCGACCGTCCCCGCATCCCCGCCCATGCCGTCCAGCCCAACCTGTCGCCGCTGCCGCGGATCCGCAATGTCATCGCCATCGGTTCCGGCAAGGGCGGCGTGGGCAAGTCCACCACCGCGGTCAACCTGGCGCTGGCGCTGCAGCGCCAGGGCGCGCGGGTCGGGGTGCTGGATGCCGATGTCTATGGTCCCAGCGTGCCGGCCATGCTGGGCCTGAGCGGGCGCCCGGACAGTCCCGACAACAAGTCGATCGAGCCGATGCGTGCGTTCGGCATCGAGGCGATGTCGATCGGGCTGCTGGTGGACCAGGACACGCCGATGATCTGGCGCGGGCCGATGGCGACCTCGGCGCTGACCCAGCTGTTCACCGATACGCTGTGGGACGACCTGGACTACCTGCTGATCGACCTGCCGCCGGGCACCGGCGACATCCAGCTGACCCTGGCGCAGAAGATCCCGGTGGCCGGCGCGGTGATCGTCACCACGCCGCAGGACATCGCCACGCTGGATGCGAAGAAGGCGCTGAAGATGTTCGAGAAGGTCGAGGTGCCGGTGCTGGGCATCGTCGAGAACATGGCGGTGCATACCTGCACGCAGTGCGGGCACGTCGAGCACCTGTTCGGCGAGGGCGGCGGCCAGCGCATGGCGCAGCAGTACGGCGTGCCGCTGCTGGGCTCGCTGCCGCTGGCGATCGCGATCCGCGAGCAGGGCGACGCCGGTACTCCGATCGTGGCCGCGGCCCCGGAGTCGGCCGCCGCGCAGGCCTATCTGGCCACCGCGCAGCGCCTGACCGAGGAGCTGCGCAAGCGGCCGCGGGCATCGATCCCGATTTCCGCCTCGCTGCTCTGA
- a CDS encoding M13-type metalloendopeptidase, whose product MLLLTLAVSAALSGCNKPDAAAPAADTAKTEAAAPAAAAAAPTELKLDASKLPAYNAFNANDLDPAKDACGDFAGYVNGKWLAANEIPKDRSSWGAFSILDERSVAVQHQLAEQAAAAANAQGVDKIVGDFWASGMDEAKVNAQGIEPLKADLAAIDGLKDGPAVAEYLRQSAAKGENGLFGFGAEADFKNSSMNMAYAMQAGLGLPDRGYYFDADKKDKLKAYQAHVAKVLELSGVPAADAAKQAQDVVALETRLAKVSKSSEEMSRDAELAYNPVTPAEADKLTPNFPWTKFFESQGVAVPEKFSLAIPAFHQEVSKALGDADPSVWRAYLRFHTVDSASPYLSDAFAQENFAFYGKELNGQAEMKPRWKRVLGSIEDGAGEAMGQMYVKVAFSPDAKAKMQQLVDNLRQALKARIENLSWMSDETKAKAIAKWETFTPKIGYPDKWRDYSGLSTQRDSYLDNVRAATAFNYKYNLSKIGKPVDKTEWGMTPQTVNAYYNPLQNEIVFPAAILQPPFFDPSADEAFNYGGIGAVIGHEMTHGYDDQGARFGPSGNFENWWTPTDAKNFAALTGKLVKQFDEYKVNGKPVNGKLTLGENIADLGGLSTAYDAMKKATEGKDDPKVGGMTRDQNFFLNWATVWRTKYTPQNAMVRLTTDPHAPAQFRAMGAPSNLPAFAAAFQCKAGSPMVRAGDRQVVIW is encoded by the coding sequence ATGTTGCTGTTGACCCTGGCCGTGAGCGCCGCGCTGAGCGGCTGCAACAAGCCCGACGCGGCCGCCCCCGCCGCCGACACCGCCAAGACCGAGGCCGCCGCACCGGCCGCCGCCGCCGCGGCGCCGACCGAGCTCAAGCTCGACGCCAGCAAGCTGCCGGCCTACAACGCGTTCAATGCCAACGACCTGGACCCGGCCAAGGACGCCTGCGGCGACTTCGCCGGCTACGTCAACGGCAAGTGGCTGGCCGCCAACGAAATCCCCAAGGACCGCAGCAGCTGGGGCGCGTTCTCGATCCTGGACGAGCGCTCGGTCGCCGTGCAGCACCAACTGGCCGAGCAGGCCGCCGCTGCGGCCAACGCGCAGGGCGTGGACAAGATCGTCGGCGATTTCTGGGCCTCGGGCATGGACGAAGCCAAGGTCAACGCGCAGGGCATCGAACCGCTGAAGGCCGACCTGGCCGCGATCGACGGCCTCAAGGACGGCCCGGCGGTGGCCGAGTACCTGCGCCAGAGCGCGGCCAAGGGCGAGAACGGCCTGTTCGGCTTCGGCGCCGAGGCCGACTTCAAGAACTCGTCGATGAACATGGCCTACGCGATGCAGGCCGGCCTGGGCCTGCCGGACCGCGGCTACTATTTCGACGCCGACAAGAAGGACAAGCTCAAGGCCTACCAGGCGCACGTGGCCAAGGTGCTGGAGCTGTCCGGCGTGCCGGCCGCCGATGCGGCCAAGCAGGCGCAGGACGTGGTGGCGCTGGAAACGCGCCTGGCCAAGGTCTCCAAGTCCAGCGAAGAGATGTCGCGCGACGCCGAGCTGGCCTACAACCCGGTCACCCCGGCCGAGGCCGACAAGCTGACCCCGAACTTCCCGTGGACCAAGTTCTTCGAATCGCAGGGCGTGGCGGTGCCGGAGAAGTTCTCGCTGGCGATCCCGGCGTTCCACCAGGAAGTGAGCAAGGCGCTGGGCGACGCCGATCCGTCGGTGTGGCGCGCCTACCTGCGCTTCCACACCGTCGACAGCGCTTCGCCGTACCTGAGCGATGCGTTCGCGCAGGAGAACTTCGCCTTCTACGGCAAGGAACTCAACGGCCAGGCCGAGATGAAGCCGCGCTGGAAGCGCGTGCTCGGCAGCATCGAGGACGGCGCCGGCGAGGCGATGGGCCAGATGTACGTCAAGGTCGCCTTCTCGCCCGACGCCAAGGCCAAGATGCAGCAGCTGGTCGACAACCTGCGCCAGGCGCTGAAGGCCCGCATCGAGAACCTGAGCTGGATGAGCGACGAAACCAAGGCCAAGGCGATCGCCAAGTGGGAGACGTTCACCCCGAAGATCGGCTACCCGGACAAGTGGCGCGACTACAGCGGCCTGAGCACCCAGCGCGACAGCTACCTGGACAACGTGCGCGCCGCCACCGCGTTCAACTACAAGTACAACCTGAGCAAGATCGGCAAGCCGGTGGACAAGACCGAATGGGGCATGACCCCGCAGACGGTCAACGCCTACTACAATCCGCTGCAGAACGAGATCGTGTTCCCGGCCGCGATCCTGCAGCCGCCGTTCTTCGATCCCAGCGCCGACGAGGCGTTCAACTACGGCGGTATCGGCGCGGTGATCGGCCACGAGATGACCCACGGCTACGACGACCAGGGCGCGCGCTTCGGGCCCAGCGGCAACTTCGAGAACTGGTGGACGCCGACCGACGCCAAGAACTTCGCCGCGCTCACCGGCAAGCTGGTCAAGCAGTTCGACGAGTACAAGGTGAACGGCAAGCCGGTCAACGGCAAGCTGACCCTGGGCGAGAACATCGCCGACCTGGGCGGCCTGTCCACCGCCTACGACGCGATGAAGAAGGCCACCGAGGGCAAGGACGACCCGAAGGTCGGCGGCATGACCCGCGACCAGAACTTCTTCCTCAACTGGGCCACCGTGTGGCGCACCAAGTACACCCCGCAGAATGCGATGGTGCGCCTGACCACCGACCCGCACGCCCCGGCGCAGTTCCGCGCGATGGGCGCGCCGTCGAACCTGCCGGCCTTCGCCGCCGCGTTCCAGTGCAAGGCCGGTTCGCCGATGGTCCGCGCCGGCGACCGGCAGGTCGTGATCTGGTAA
- a CDS encoding tetratricopeptide repeat-containing sulfotransferase family protein: MTEQVQLYNQAVAALNQRDWGQAQRLAQHLLRSLPQHAGVHFVAGVAALELKQMQPAAAHLYQATTLNPERADYATQLAKVLAMGRFMQEAHRFADQAMALHPTDAHTLDTLGVVYTQVNEHVAALGAFTQAVQLAPQQASFRYNLGTSLLFSGRLQEAEQEYRACLALEPRYWKVYLSLSQLRKWTAEENNLALLQRVLASAGDVPEAVLHLNLALAKEHEDIGDYHAAFRGYVQGKAVQKRARGYTSSRDQQLFDALHRTFHAGDAPAPGFDSEEPIFVVGMPRSGTTLVDRILSSHPQVHSAGELQNFSVVLKRMVRTPSPAILDVDTLTRLQGLDWRELGRAYVESTRPGTAAKPRFVDKLPHNFLYVGHIARALPNARIVCLHRDPMDTCLSNFRQLFALSSPYYDYSFDLMDVGRYYLMFERLMAHWRALFPQRFLEIDYEDLVLEQEATTRRLLEFCGLPWDEACLRFEQNQAPVATASVVQVRTSMTRAYMGRWRRYGEDLAELKQLLDTQSLRVQGRDGR, translated from the coding sequence ATGACCGAACAGGTTCAGCTCTACAACCAGGCCGTCGCCGCGCTCAACCAGCGCGACTGGGGTCAGGCGCAGCGACTCGCGCAACACCTGTTGCGATCGTTGCCGCAACACGCTGGCGTGCATTTCGTGGCCGGCGTGGCGGCCTTGGAGTTGAAGCAGATGCAACCTGCGGCGGCGCACCTGTACCAGGCGACGACGCTGAATCCCGAGCGCGCGGACTATGCGACGCAGTTGGCCAAGGTGCTGGCGATGGGGCGCTTCATGCAGGAGGCGCATCGCTTCGCCGACCAGGCGATGGCGTTGCATCCGACCGACGCGCACACGCTGGACACGTTGGGCGTCGTCTATACCCAGGTCAACGAGCACGTCGCCGCGCTGGGCGCGTTCACCCAGGCGGTGCAACTCGCACCGCAGCAGGCCAGCTTCCGCTACAACCTCGGCACCTCGCTGCTGTTCTCCGGGCGCCTGCAGGAGGCCGAGCAGGAATACCGGGCCTGCCTGGCCCTGGAGCCGCGCTACTGGAAGGTGTACCTGTCGCTGTCGCAGCTGCGCAAATGGACCGCGGAGGAGAACAACCTGGCCCTGCTGCAGCGCGTGCTGGCCTCGGCCGGCGACGTGCCGGAAGCCGTGCTGCACCTCAACCTGGCGCTGGCCAAGGAGCACGAGGACATCGGCGATTACCATGCGGCATTCCGTGGCTATGTGCAGGGCAAGGCGGTGCAGAAACGCGCGCGCGGCTACACGTCCAGCCGCGACCAACAGTTGTTCGATGCCTTGCACCGGACGTTCCATGCCGGCGACGCGCCGGCGCCGGGCTTCGACAGCGAAGAGCCGATCTTCGTGGTCGGCATGCCGCGCAGCGGAACCACCCTGGTCGACCGGATCCTGTCCAGCCATCCGCAGGTGCATTCGGCCGGCGAACTGCAGAACTTCTCGGTGGTGCTCAAGCGCATGGTGCGAACGCCGTCGCCGGCGATTCTCGATGTGGACACGCTGACCCGGTTGCAAGGGCTGGATTGGCGCGAACTGGGCCGCGCCTACGTCGAGTCCACCCGTCCAGGCACTGCCGCCAAGCCGCGCTTCGTGGACAAGCTGCCGCACAACTTCCTGTACGTGGGGCACATCGCGCGTGCCTTGCCGAACGCGCGCATCGTCTGCCTGCACCGCGATCCGATGGATACCTGTTTGAGCAACTTCCGCCAGCTGTTCGCATTGTCCTCGCCGTACTACGACTACTCGTTCGACCTGATGGACGTCGGCCGCTACTACCTGATGTTCGAGCGGCTGATGGCGCACTGGCGCGCGCTGTTCCCGCAACGCTTCCTGGAAATCGACTACGAGGACCTGGTGCTGGAGCAGGAAGCGACCACGCGCCGCCTGCTGGAGTTCTGCGGATTGCCGTGGGACGAGGCTTGCCTGCGTTTCGAGCAGAACCAGGCGCCGGTGGCCACCGCCAGCGTGGTCCAGGTACGCACCTCGATGACGCGCGCCTACATGGGGCGTTGGCGGCGCTACGGCGAGGACCTTGCCGAGCTGAAGCAGTTGCTCGATACCCAGTCGCTGCGGGTGCAGGGGCGCGACGGCCGCTGA
- a CDS encoding NAD(P)/FAD-dependent oxidoreductase — MKREPSCDALIVGAGHNGLVCAAYLARAGWKVTVLERRGVVGGAAVTEEFHPGFRNSVAAYTVSLLQPKVIADLDLAAHGLRIVPRRCNNFVPLPDDRYLLAGAGITQAQVATFSARDAERLPAYEAHLERIADVLRALALQPPPNVTDGGWTQALPELLRAGRLGRRLHALGPGLRQELLDLFTISAAEYLERWFESDPVKALFGFDGIVGNYASPYTPGSAYVLLHHVFGESNGVKGAWGHALGGMGAITQAMARAAIAAGAQIRTDAGVREILVEDGRAVGVVTEHGERLHARRVVANVNPKLLYERLLDPAHVPAATRERMAHWRCGSGTFRMNVALSRLPQFRALPGQGDHLTAGIILAPSLDYMDRAYRDAREHGWSREPIVELLIPSTLDGSLAPPGQHVASLFCQHVAPQLPDGRSWDAHRDEVADLMIATVERYAPGFAASVLGRQALTPLDLERSFGLVGGDIFHGALSLNQLFSARPMLGQANYRGAIPGLYLCGSGTHPGGGVTGAPGHNAAMALLGDGRR; from the coding sequence ATGAAGCGCGAACCGTCCTGCGATGCCCTGATCGTCGGCGCCGGCCACAACGGCCTGGTCTGCGCCGCCTACCTGGCGCGTGCCGGCTGGAAGGTCACGGTGCTGGAGCGGCGCGGCGTGGTCGGCGGCGCCGCGGTCACCGAGGAATTCCATCCCGGCTTCCGCAATTCGGTGGCCGCCTACACGGTGTCGTTGCTGCAACCGAAGGTGATCGCCGACCTCGACCTGGCCGCGCACGGCCTGCGCATCGTGCCGCGCCGCTGCAACAACTTCGTGCCGCTGCCCGACGACCGCTACCTGCTCGCCGGCGCCGGCATCACCCAGGCGCAGGTGGCGACCTTCTCCGCCCGCGACGCCGAGCGCCTGCCGGCCTACGAGGCGCACCTGGAACGCATCGCCGACGTGCTGCGCGCGCTGGCGCTGCAGCCGCCGCCGAACGTCACCGACGGCGGCTGGACGCAGGCGCTGCCGGAACTGCTGCGCGCCGGCCGCCTCGGCCGCCGCCTGCATGCGCTCGGTCCCGGCCTGCGCCAGGAACTGCTGGACCTGTTCACGATCTCCGCCGCCGAATACCTGGAACGCTGGTTCGAGAGCGACCCGGTCAAGGCCTTGTTCGGCTTCGACGGCATCGTCGGCAACTACGCCAGCCCGTACACGCCGGGCTCGGCGTACGTGCTGCTGCACCACGTGTTCGGCGAGAGCAATGGGGTCAAGGGCGCCTGGGGCCATGCGCTCGGCGGCATGGGCGCGATCACCCAGGCGATGGCCAGGGCGGCGATCGCGGCCGGCGCGCAGATCCGCACCGACGCCGGCGTGCGCGAGATCCTGGTCGAGGACGGGCGCGCGGTCGGCGTGGTCACCGAACACGGCGAGCGGCTGCATGCGCGCCGCGTCGTCGCCAACGTCAATCCCAAGCTGCTGTACGAGCGCCTGCTCGACCCGGCGCACGTGCCGGCCGCCACCCGCGAACGCATGGCGCACTGGCGCTGCGGCTCGGGCACGTTCCGGATGAACGTGGCGCTGTCGCGGCTGCCGCAGTTCCGCGCGCTGCCGGGGCAGGGCGACCACCTCACCGCCGGCATCATCCTGGCGCCGAGCCTGGACTACATGGATCGCGCCTATCGCGACGCGCGCGAGCACGGCTGGTCGCGCGAGCCGATCGTCGAACTGCTGATCCCCAGCACGCTGGACGGGTCGCTGGCGCCGCCCGGCCAGCACGTGGCCAGCCTGTTCTGCCAGCACGTGGCGCCGCAGCTGCCGGACGGGCGCAGCTGGGACGCGCACCGCGACGAAGTCGCCGACCTGATGATCGCCACCGTCGAACGCTACGCGCCGGGTTTCGCCGCCTCGGTGCTGGGCCGGCAGGCGCTGACCCCGCTGGACCTGGAGCGCAGCTTCGGTCTGGTCGGCGGCGACATCTTCCATGGCGCGCTGAGCCTCAACCAGTTGTTCAGCGCCCGCCCGATGCTCGGCCAGGCCAACTACCGCGGCGCGATTCCCGGGCTGTACCTGTGCGGCTCCGGCACCCATCCGGGCGGCGGCGTGACCGGCGCGCCCGGGCACAATGCGGCGATGGCGCTGCTGGGCGATGGCCGCCGCTGA